From one Nonomuraea polychroma genomic stretch:
- a CDS encoding dihydrofolate reductase family protein has protein sequence MSKVTCDMAMSLDGFVAGPNQSLDQPFGDGVGDRLHQWLHQWMLGEPERHAAVIEGITAAGAFIMGRNMFSPGRGAWDLDWNGWWGDEPPYHAPVFVLTHHPRDPLTMKGGTTFTFVTDGIEAAMARAREAAGDRDVAIAGGAETVNQYLAAGLIDELRLHVAPMILGRGERLLHNVGDITLEPVGDPSGTSLVTHLTYRVIREVKP, from the coding sequence GTCCCTCGACGGCTTCGTGGCAGGACCGAACCAGAGCCTGGACCAGCCGTTCGGCGACGGCGTGGGCGACCGGCTGCACCAATGGCTGCACCAATGGATGTTGGGTGAGCCCGAGCGGCACGCCGCGGTGATCGAGGGCATCACCGCGGCCGGCGCCTTCATCATGGGCCGCAACATGTTCAGCCCCGGCCGCGGCGCCTGGGACCTGGACTGGAACGGCTGGTGGGGCGACGAGCCGCCGTACCACGCGCCGGTCTTCGTCCTCACGCACCACCCGCGCGACCCGCTGACGATGAAGGGCGGCACGACGTTCACCTTCGTCACCGACGGGATCGAGGCGGCGATGGCCCGGGCGCGCGAGGCCGCCGGCGACCGCGACGTCGCCATCGCGGGCGGCGCCGAGACGGTGAACCAGTACCTGGCGGCAGGGCTCATCGACGAGCTGCGCCTGCACGTCGCGCCCATGATTCTCGGCAGAGGCGAGCGGCTGCTCCACAACGTCGGCGACATCACCCTCGAACCCGTCGGCGACCCCTCGGGCACCAGCCTCGTCACCCACCTGACGTACCGGGTGATCAGGGAGGTCAAGCCATAG